TGTTTATGATAGTCTCCCTAGGTCGTAGTCTCCTACGACCCCACATTTTTGAGGAAACTCCACCTGCCGCAAATGAATCTATAGACTGTATCCCAGCATGAGCCTCTAACTCTTTGATTAGTTCATCGGTTCTGCTATTATAAATGGAAGAAGACCCTTCACTTTGCATAGCCAACCtcttaatgtaatcattttttaCCGTTATCTCAAGAGACCTTTTAACACGTTCTGACTCATCCGGGTTGTAGTACCCAACCCGAATATTTTCGTATCCTCTAACCAAATCCTTGTGCCAGCGATCCAATATGTATTTGTCTGGGATAGCTTTTACGTCCAACACATCAAGACACTTCATGATATGGCGACATAAGATCCCTCTAAATTCAAACATCTTACAACCACATTTATACTCACCAGTGATTGTGTCAATACTCACTTCAAAACTTCTTCGATCTTTCTTCCAAAATGCTTCTGTCACTTTTGATGTGGCCCTAAACCTCTTGATGAAACTCAAACTATTTGGAAGAGTTTCGACATTGGTGCTTATACAACCATATACCTCTGTTTTCACCTCTTCGAATTTACTGTTTGTGTAGACCTTACTAAAGATATCCTCGAATAATATCATGGGATCCCATTTAAGTGGGCTCTTAATGTCTTTGGCGTTATTGACTTTCTCGTCCTCCACCTTTTTCTCTATGGCATCCTCGTACTGCTCCATAAATTGCATCAGGCCGGTTTCTATGCTCATGTGCGTTTTAATAAATCTGTTTGTTTGTTCACTCCTCTGAGTAGAAGACATACCCGCACAGAAAGTGTCTTTCCAAAAAAACAGGCATCCACCGCTGTCTCATATCCCATGCACCCCTCAATCATTTGTTGCGTCGCAAGTTGTATTTTTCCATGAAATCGTCTCACATATATTGCAGTTCCTCCTCGGTGATACTCTCGTGCACAAGCGTATGCAAATCTCTGTCAATCTGAGGAAATTGTGGGTGGTCTTTTAGATTCTTATCCGCGTTTTGAAGAATATGCCAAAGGCATAATCTATGTTTAGTCTCCGGGAACACTTTCTTGATTGCCCCTTCTATTGCTTTACATTGATCAGTTAGTAAGACGGTCGGAGCTCTCCCCATACATTTCATCCACTTCTCAAACACCCACTCGAATGACTCTGTGTCTTCGTATGAAATTAAAGCCACTGCATATAATATTGTACTTCCATGATGATTAACTCCAACGAATGGACAGAAAGGCATCTGGCACTTGTTGCTTAGGAATGTACTATCGAACGACGATGGGTCACCAAAAGCCTTGTACATGGCACGACATCGTGCATCAGACCAGAAAATGTTCAACAGCTTATTATCCGCGTCCCTTTCAACAGCGTAGTAAAAATCTGGATTCTGCTCTTTTAAGCCCTCAAAATAATTTAAGACCTCTTTAGCGTCACCACGAAACCTACTTTTGCGACGTTCGCTGTTGATGAAGTTTCTCGCGTCCTGCCCATTGAAATGTAGATTATGAATCCCTCCAACCTCCCTAACTAATGTGTTGAAGTTCCGGGTAATTGGTATGCCAGCTCTGTCGTTCAACACCAACCTGGCCTTGAAATATTCGCTTATGTGCCTATAATTGACTACATACCGGCTAACCTCAGGATTCAAATCGTGATTATGTACCAAATCACAAGTACAGATTACAAATTTCCCAGTGTCGTGATTTAATTTCCCAAATACATACATTTTACATGGTGTTACACCCAAGCTTTTCTTCGTCGTATTGCCCTCTGAACACATAAACCTAATCTTGTTCATCATGTGGAATCGTGGTTCTTTATCCCCAACTCCGTTTCGACGTACCCCCTGCTACTTGAAGGGAGCCAAAAGTTGGCTACTACGAACATGAAGTTCAAACCCCGTCTTATAAGCGTAAGTATAACAGAAAGCGGCAAACTGTTCACCTGATTCAAATTCCGCACCAATCGTAGGCTCAATAGCTGGTTGATTGTCTTCATTGCCTTCCAGAACATGTGCTGCATGCCGTAACAATTCAGTGGCTGTTTCATTCTCGTCAATGACTTCGTTTTCTCCCTCCTCCTCGATATACAAAGCATTTAAATCAAAACTATTCGACATTTTTAAATGATGAACGTTGTTTCGAGAAGATGAAGGTGATGGAGTTGATGAACTTAGAGTTTGTTGTGTTGAACTACTTTGACTGTGGAAGTTGAAAGGTTAATCTCAATTTACTtttaattatttttgtttttttctcatattttatttttaattatttttaattttaaaaataaaacctaCTATTTACGGTGGAAGTTGGAAGGTTTTCTCCCtaattttcttttaattatttttaatttcttactcatattttatttttaattatttataattttaaaaataaaacctaatatTTACGGTGGAAGTTGGAAGGTTTTCTTCCTCAttttcttttaattaatttgatgaAAATTCCCGCCTAATTCTCCCGCCAACCTAATCCTACCATTATCCACACTCCCTATAAATCCCTATGATTTAGTCATAtagtacttttttttttcaactacaAAATCTTTCATATATTAAGATTATGGGTGTCTTGCCGTCACCATATTGCGATCCCTCATTTGTAACAACCCTAGAAAGCTATGACAAGTTGCTCAGTAGAGATCCGAATTTCTTAATTGGGGAGGAGTTCATGGAAAGGGTGATGATCAATCGTCAGAAATTTATTGATCTTGCAGGCGCTAGGTTGGGTTTTTTACCTGGTTGTGACACTTACCCAGTCGTTCCTAGGCCAAGAAGGCCTCTTACAAGGAAAATGACATCTAAATTGTCTACTGGCCGTATCCAACTTACTTCAGAAGCAGCAATTGTCGTACTTGACATTCAAGCTATTCTTGATTATTATGAGATTGATGATCGCGACGTAGAAGGTGAATGGAGGAACTATTGGGAGATGGAGAGGGATTATATCATTAGAACTGGCATAATTCCAACTCACCTATGGTGCTTTCTTGTGTAAAATGTGTAATTGAATCAAATAATATTCAAGAATTGTTATGGTTACTAGCGTttgttttagttaatttaaacTCAATTTATCGtacttgaacaatttagattaaatatATCTTACATATACATGTAACGGGATAATTTACGTAAGATAAAAAAATCGATAATTTctatttacataaaataaaaaaatcgaTTAAAGAATTTTAAAGAACGCAATTTCATTGTATTGGAATATTGAAGGACAAAATGTCATTTCCTAAACATATTTATTTAAAAACATCTCCCAACTCCTTCAACAaaatttattaattttaatttattaattaaaataaaatccgTGGCAGTTGAAAGGCCACATGTTGTTTCATTATCTCATCTATAAATACACTTTCACTAAATGCAAACCCTAGTTTCTCAACCAACAATTTACCATTCATTTCTGTTTTCCTCTTCTCCTTTTCTTAAAACCCTAAGCTCTataaccctaaatctttaaacaCCAAACGTCTTCTTTCATATAATGGATAAGAACATTCGCCTAACATTGATACACATGGAGAGGAACAAATACTATATCCGCCTCTTAGACGATTTAGAGACGAAGATCAACGACTACCTTGATAAGATTCGGGAGATGGGTATTAGTCATGACGTCTTGTCGGAGATGGAGCAGATGAGGTTGCATGCAGATTATGAATCTGCTATACAAGACCTCCAAAAAATAAAGGAGAATAGGATCATTCTCATGGAAGAGAATGACTCCCTTGAAAAAGTTATtgctaatttttttttcaaattactttagtatgtatgtatgtatgtttgGATGTTGTACCCAAATCCACAATTTTTCCTCCTATTTGGGTATTCATCTCGGTTTGTTagttttttaatttgtaaaatatttaaattatataaaatGTGGACTTCTAGTATTTTTCATTTATGTACTTTATTCAATTCCATctcttttacttgtttatttgAACAGTTAAAATTGATTTgacaaaacacaacacaaaaagaatAATGAAATGAACAATTGGGAGATTTGACATAATACCAACCATAAAGAGTAATAAAAAAATGAACAATTCAAATTTGATTTGACTAAACACAACTTGAAATGACTATTGTAACTTGAAATGACTATTGTCGTTGCGTGTGTAAGAAAATCCGGCGGCATGCATAAAGTCTCAATTCTGAGAAACGATTTGACTTCCAAATCAAATCAAGTCACaacttttaataaaaaaaaaaaggattttaaaaCCCTAACTACCACCTTTTCCCATTATAAAAGGTAAAATACATTCATCTCAAAATTATCTTTCAGTACACAAACCCTAATCTTTTTTTATCCATACTCCTCCATTATCAATCAAGGTATTTGTTCTTTTATCTTCAATTATTGtttgggttttttgtttttgtcacaattgattttattgaataaatcccaaacccaaatcgatttttttaaCTATCTATTTAACTGATTGTGCGGTTGTTGcttcttaatttaatttaattgtttcagatGGATAGACAGTTTGTTGCTTTCTTATTTCAATACACAAAGGATCGCAGAAACGTTCTCACTCGGCTGCGAGAGATTGACATTCAGTTGGAAACCCTAATCACCAGAGCGTCTCATGTACGAGACATGGCCATAACAAGAGGGATGCAAGACGTACAAGCAAATATGGATAATATGATAAGCATATTAAGGGCAAATCGCGAACCAGCGCTAATAGAAATTAGGAAAATTGAAAGGGAGATTGTTCAACTTGAATCTCTtggattttaattaattttatttaatatttcGTATTTTGTAAGGATTATTGTAAGTAtggtttgtattatattttataaatctatGAAGATCCTTTTTCTTTACCCAGATGCAAGTCTCTTCAGTTGCAAAATTAACAATGaaatttatacaaaaaaaaaaaaagaattaaacgACAAAATGTAAACGAAAATAGATTATTATTAACATAAACTTTAAAAAAAAGTACAATATTAAGCCTAGTCCTTATTAATCAAGGACTTTAAAATCTTAATATCATCCTCTAATTCTTCCCTAAGTTTGCAACATTTTTCATGTGTACCCAACACGGATTTGACGAAATCAtccgctttcttctccatttcCTTCATGCCTTTTGCATAACAATCGCTGCGAATTTTAATCGCCCCGACCACCATCTTCATCACTCTGAACTCCTGTTCATGGAGCATGGCAACCTGTTCTTCTAAACCAGTTAAAGATTCAATAGCAATATTGTGAAGGCCTTCCATTTGAAATTTCtgaggttttagagagaagataaaGAGAGATAAAGTGAATGAGTAAGGAAAGGTTAGGTAGAAATGGATACTTCTTTTAACTCACCCGTATTTATAACAAGGATGGTGACCTTTGGttcatgaattaaattaaattaaattaaattaaattaaattaagtggttcatgaataaattcaattaaactattaaattaaataatacgcCTCAGTTGGAAACCCTAATCACCAGAGCGTCTCATGTACGAGACGGATTGTAtggtttgtattatattttataaaaCTATGAAGATCCCTTTTCATTACCCACATGCATGTCTCTTCAGTTGCAAAATTAACAATCAaatttatactaaaaaaaaatAGTAGAGAATTAAACGACAAAATGTAAGAACGAaaatagattattattattaagataaacttaaaaaaaaagtacaatattAAGCCTAATCCTTATTAAGTAAGGATCGTAAAATCTTAatatcatcttcaaattcttccctAAGTTTGCAACATTTTTCATAAGTACCCAACACGGATTTGATGAAACCATCCGCTTCCTTCTCCATTTCCTTTATGCCATTTGCATAACAATCGTTGAGAATTTTAATCGCCCCGACCACCATCTTCATCGCCCTCAACTCCTGTTCACGGAGACAGGAAACTTGTTCTTCCAAAAAACTCATAAATCCAATCATAAGATCGTTAAGGCCTGCAATTTCGACTGCCATTTCAAAAAAtttgagtttttagagagaaaataaagagagataaAGTGAATGAGTAAGAAAAGGTTAGGGAGAAAGGTGATTCTTCTTTTAACTCCCCGGTCGTATTTATAACAAGGATGGTGACCTTTGGTGAACCATaacatgaataaattaaattaaattaaactaaattaaattaaattaataaaatgtggtGGTTCATTAATAAATGCAATGAAAATTAAAGAAACACATCGGAATACTAAAAGACAAAATTTTCTaagattataattacaatattaaggaaaataaagattacaatattaaggaaaactaaattaataaaaactaaaactaaaactAAATTAAAGGTTACaatattaatgaaaaaaaataaaactaattTCTAAGATAAAGAATGCAAAATAGCCTCTAAGGCCCCGATCTCCCTCTCCAAGTCCTTCCTGAAATCGTATGTCCTCTGATAGTCACTTAAGAAGGATTGTATGAGGGACTCGAGTAATTTGTCGAAATCTTTTATACCTCGCGCGCTCTTTCATGCCAACGGTTGCGGCGTTCCATAAGGGATTTCATCCTCGAAACATGCTCCAACTCCGTCACACGGAGCTCATCCACCAAAGCTTGTTTACCTCTGATTGATCTATTAACAACATCAACGGCCGCGTTTTCCATATTGACGTATACAAAAATAAGGATTAAACTAGAATTAAGAATATTAAAGGTATTATTGAGATAAGAGAGAGAGAAGTTGAACAAATAGAGAAAGAGATGAAAATAAGTACTATtgagagaagttagagagagaCTTTGATTATGTTTTAGTTGATatgataacaaaaaaaaaatgcttaTAAAGGTTGTAATATTTACCAATCCGTGGCTTTATTTGTGATTGGTCACTTATAGGATCAACGGCCACGATTTAATGTGGAATATCATCAAATATTTTAATGACAACTGAACGGTCACGATTAACTATTAAGTACCATCACTTTTTAAGTTGTTTTAACACTAGATTGTCCTTTTCCCGCCAAAATATTCGTACAATCCTATTGATCATACGTTGCAACGATTAGTCGATAGCAACGTACGATCTCATCTTATGTCTTAGAAAACTGAACGGTCACGATTAACTATTAAGTACCATCACTTTTTAAGTTGTTTTAACACTAGATTGTCCTTTTCCCGCCAAAATATTCGTACAATCCTATTGATCATACGTTGCAACGATTAGTCGATAGCAACGTACGATCGCATCTTAAGtcttagaaacttgttaaaattagtCCTACACTATTGATCggaataattaactaattaaagCAACATACGATTGATAACAACTTAACTTAGGTCTTACGTCCCGAGACATAGGTATCTACACCCGTATTGATCGTACATTGCTATGATTAGTCAATAGCAACGTACGATCTATAACATTTTAAACATAGGCATCTAAACCCGTATTGATCGTACATTgatataattagtcaatagcaATGTACGATGTATAACATCTTAAACCACAAGACATAGGTATCTAAACTCGTATTGATTGTATATTTCTATGATTAGTCAATAACAACGTTCGATCGATAACATCTTCAACCATAATACATAGGACCATAATACATTGGTATCTAAACTCGTATTGATCGTATATTGCTATGATTACTCAATAGCAATGCACGATCGATAACATCTTAAACCATAAGACATAGGTATCTTAATCAATTATCCCGTTCTAATCATATATAAACTCATATTGATCAAACGTTAAGTCTTAACCTTAGGTCTTAAATTTACGTCTTAACCTTACGTATTACACATACGATCGTACATATGGCTAAAAACCCTAAAACCACAAATAAACCCTATACACCCAAAACTCCTAAAAAACctagaaaccctaaaccctaaataaaccctaaaccccaaataaaccctaaaattttattttaaccaAACCATGATGGACTAAAATTTGGATGATCATCAACGCGACAAGCTATGTAgaacatttgtattatatttctattttaatattttcacttaataaacaaaataaattaagTAACAGTAAAACCATTCATTTTTTAACTGTTGTTTTTTaaacacaacaaaaataaaaacttatATTTTAATATCAATTTAACTGTTGTTTTTTATTTCATAACAAATAAAAACTTATATTTTAATATCAATTTAGCGAttgttttaatattttaatattttaaaacttgttttttatattcatttattatattaatatgttactttattAATGTAACTGtatatttatattatgttttcaataataaaatttatattttaatattttaacttaataaaactaacatttaaaaatatgtttcggcattaatatgttactttaGTCTACGAATTACATAAAATATTTACTTTCAATTatttaaaaacatgtaaataaattaagatatatattatttactattatttttaataatataatTGGTCATTAATAATTTTAATCTACTTGCCTTTTCGAAATCTGTAAAATAAATTAAGATGCATAGGGAAGACAAACGTTAATAATTCAATTTTATGGAGAATAGTAAGAGttacactattttttttttaattccattTTATCGAGTATGATAACAGTCACCCTTTTTggtttatattttttaattttaatttataaggACAATTAAATTAAAAGAAAGGTAATATGAAAATAAAATTACTTTCATTAATATTAAAAACGACGtacaaagggaaaaaaaaaacaacaaacagaATTTAAAAACTAAACCTAATGACTACAACCAACACAAGAATCAAATCTAAGTTTCTTAGAAATGAGCCTTCTTGTACGAATCCTCCCGAACCTCTTCTTGGACATCTTTGAAGGGAGGATATCGGGGGTTTTTGTGCATGGCGAGTTCCCCATAGCTTTACCGGAGTTCTTCGGCTTAGTAGGGGTTGCTATAACCTCAATCACCTCCACTACTTCGTCCTCCTCTACCTCCTCCACCCTAACAATGGAGGAATCAACTTTAGGGGTAGCTAACATCTCTATCCCATCGTCAATTTTCTTCCAATACATTTTGTCGAGTTCAAATTTACCCCAATTAAGCATATTAAATTCCTCCTCAAATAAATCGACAAGGAAAGTATTTCCATGGTAACCCGGACTAGCTCTCGTTAAAGCATTTTGGACATTTGTAGGACCAACTTGCTTGATTATTTCTCTCATGAACAACCTCGTGCAAACAATGTCTCTTGCATGGGCTTTCCTCTCTTCCGACATTTTTCTTATTTCACTTTAGGATAGTTAAATTAATTTAGTAGGGAAGATGAACTTTGGATTAATTAAAAATTGGAGGGAATGACTATATTTATAATACAATATTTCCCtccaaaaaaaaacaatcaatGCATGGTTTACCGCCAAATGCAAGTTAGGTGGGGAAAACCCTAACGACCTTTCATCTTCTTAATcattacaaaataaaaataacaacttATAGATTATCAGCAAACAATTCGTGTAGCACAGTTGGTAAGATACATAATTTTCTAACCAGACGTCCAAGGTTTGAACTTTGTTGCGGTGTGTTTTTTATTAACAAGTTTTTTCTGTGtactttttgtaaaaaaaaagtaTTTAAATAAAAATAGTTGTACCATAAATAATTATGTCAAACAAATTTTTATTATTAACATTTTTTAAgaattttttattaaataattatgtcCAAtagttttttttaaagaaaattaaaaaataaattttttttattttttttatttaactcactaatttcatacttaatattttgaaattaaacaaaaataaTTTAACGTAAAAACAGTGTCTTATAAAAtgcaaaaacaatttatcaataataataataaaaaaataaaaccttGAAATACAGAACGCAAATATATTCAATAATAAATTAAAACGAAAAATACATATAAAAAATAATCAGCGAAAAtaattataaaaaatatattgtaTAAATATAACGTATTAAAATCGTATATGCAAAACGTACAAATATAACGTATTAATTAATGTATCCGCCTCAGTATAAATATACGGTATACAAATGCATACATAAATATTGAAATacacaaaaatattaataataaataacaGTTAAATATAAATTAGGAGAgatgttttttttaattaataaaatatatggcAAAACCGAGGACATTAATTAGGGAGGGTAATTAAGGAAGGAATCAAgggattaattagattaaatcaaaTTCTTTGAGTTGGACAAATGGCGCGTTATTATTGGCGGTGTATGAGAGCCTTCATACACCTGGTGTAACTCTAcccttttcgaaatttttggaCCAAAAACAGCCATTATAACTCCAAAATATTAGGACCAAAGTATACAAATTACCCTTACCAAAAACGAGCTATGACCAAAAATAATTTATTGAAGCTCCGAAATTACGAACACCAACAAGATTTGATGTATCACTAAAAACGATTTGATGTACCAAAAAAATTTTATTGAAGCTCCAAAATTACGAACAACAAAATCGATTTGATGCATCACCAAAAACGAATCATTAAAACTCCAAAATTTTAGGACCAAAAACAGccattaaaactcaaaaatattaggACAAAAAACAATTCCTTAAAACTCCAAAACGAATCATTAAAGCTCCAAAATAATATAACCAAAAACAAGTCATTAAAACTCTAAAATGTTACGACCAAACAAATTAGTAAAACTTCAAAACGACCAAAACGAGTCATTAAAGCTCCAAAATAATCTCACCAAAGACAAGCCATTAAAACTCCAAAATGTTACAACCAAAAACGAATTATTAAAACTCTAAAATTCCGAACACTAAAAACGATTTGATGTACCAAAAACAATTTATTGAAGATCCAAAATTACGAACACCAAAAACGATTTGATATAGCTCCAAAATTACCACCAAAAACGTGTCATTAAAACTCCAAAATTTTAGGACCAAAAACAGCCATTAAAACTCCAAAATATTAGGATGACATCACGTGTTCCGATTTCTGAGTGTTTGTTGTGGCGTCATGGGCATGTCCCAGCCATCGGTTTGTGGAGGTGTGTGTTGGAGGATGGTTATCATGCATTTTAATTCCTTGTTAGAATGATGGTTAATGCCTTTACATTGTCATAGGAGTAAGTAGGTGAATTCTTCTGTTTACATTGTTAGAATGATGGTGAATTCTTCTGTTTTATTAGTCAATCTTATTGTcgttatc
This sequence is a window from Silene latifolia isolate original U9 population chromosome 8, ASM4854445v1, whole genome shotgun sequence. Protein-coding genes within it:
- the LOC141595605 gene encoding protein FAR1-RELATED SEQUENCE 5-like; the encoded protein is MYVFGKLNHDTGKFVICTCDLVHNHDLNPEVSRYVVNYRHISEYFKARLVLNDRAGIPITRNFNTLVREVGGIHNLHFNGQDARNFINSERRKSRFRGDAKEVLNYFEGLKEQNPDFYYAVERDADNKLLNIFWSDARCRAMYKAFGDPSSFDSTFLSNKCQMPFCPFVGVNHHGSTILYAVALISYEDTESFEWVFEKWMKCMGRAPTVLLTDQCKAIEGAIKKVFPETKHRLCLWHILQNADKNLKDHPQFPQIDRDLHTLVHESITEEELQYM